A window from Methanomassiliicoccales archaeon encodes these proteins:
- a CDS encoding Fpg/Nei family DNA glycosylase, producing the protein MPELPEAEAFRRYLDSSVLYKKIEVVDVLDERILGNVSKERIISDLEGRQIVHTVRHGKYVGAELDSSQVLILHFGMTGKVRFFKRNESAPRFVTMQLNFENGDQLAFTCIRVLCRVFFCESMKEFIEWKNLGPDALDGLTLGLFKDLISRRTGRIKAVLMDQHFLAGIGNIYADEILFQSGIHPMRTADTIFEDEIAQLFNSIGVVLNEAVDAGANWALIPKDYLLNVRGPGGKCPSCGTQLEMVRVVGRSSYYCPKHQF; encoded by the coding sequence ATGCCCGAACTTCCGGAGGCCGAAGCATTCAGGAGGTATCTGGATTCATCTGTCCTCTACAAGAAAATCGAGGTCGTCGATGTCCTTGACGAGAGGATTTTGGGCAATGTGTCGAAAGAAAGGATAATCTCCGACCTCGAGGGTCGCCAAATCGTACATACGGTCCGTCATGGTAAATACGTGGGAGCCGAACTCGATTCTTCCCAGGTACTCATACTCCATTTCGGAATGACTGGGAAGGTGAGGTTCTTCAAGAGGAATGAATCCGCCCCTCGATTCGTGACAATGCAACTGAATTTTGAGAATGGGGATCAACTGGCCTTCACCTGCATCAGGGTACTGTGCCGGGTTTTTTTCTGCGAAAGCATGAAAGAGTTCATCGAATGGAAGAATCTCGGCCCCGACGCGCTAGATGGACTTACCTTGGGATTATTCAAGGACCTGATCTCCAGGAGGACAGGGCGGATCAAGGCTGTTCTAATGGATCAGCATTTCTTGGCGGGTATTGGCAACATCTACGCCGATGAGATACTGTTCCAATCTGGAATTCATCCGATGCGAACTGCCGACACCATCTTCGAGGATGAGATTGCACAGCTCTTCAACAGCATAGGCGTTGTATTGAATGAAGCGGTCGATGCTGGAGCCAATTGGGCCCTTATACCGAAAGATTATCTTCTGAATGTTCGGGGACCAGGGGGCAAGTGCCCTTCTTGCGGAACTCAACTCGAGATGGTCAGAGTGGTTGGGAGAAGCTCATACTACTGCCCCAAGCATCAGTTTTGA
- a CDS encoding hydantoinase/oxoprolinase family protein, which translates to MDHLKEKGKKLGLGIDTGGTYTDAVIIDLKEKKVLAKAKAPTTHHNLAIGLREAVDGILEMDGLDVEDIRLVGVSTTLATNSILEGKGARVGLIGIGWKPKEDWYLGEQKAAFISGGHEVNGLEKEPMNMEEAEIAVNEVCHGVDVIAVSGLFSVYNHNHESKIRRLIKEKSGLPVICGHELTGELGIMERTVTAVLNARLIPILDTFIDDVEGSLRKRGVVAPIMVFKGDGSLMNIETARERPVETILSGPAASSMGGRILAGLTDCIVIDIGGTSTDIAFLDGGFPRIVPEGANIGQWRTRVRAVDMWTAALGGDSEIVVDRRGNMELRADRVIPLSLAAEMYEGFLDKLETSGETRFLVAYPRDGDGLNEKERSLFDFLRKNGPSTWSELKRNVDVVLLDRFVKRLRDKNMIVGIGLTPTDILHLKGDYQKGSVRAAEIGVDLYRPSMGLTRNEFASIVLNRVAAKISQEVIKKIILDDGGMMPQGRSCDFLLETASRGIDSDLIQMDVKVKRKIVGIGAPAHVYVSEIEKRLGTEVIVPENHEVGNAVGAVCSPIVETAHVVIFPQDEKFHVFSSFYIPVTYSHIEQAVGAARNMVERHVRERAEKAGAQEINVKVEVDYKKSIGGELVAGEIISRIDVNARAVGQPPI; encoded by the coding sequence ATGGACCATCTGAAAGAGAAGGGTAAGAAGCTCGGTCTGGGTATCGATACAGGGGGGACCTATACAGATGCTGTAATCATAGACCTCAAGGAGAAGAAGGTTCTTGCTAAAGCCAAGGCTCCCACCACCCATCACAATCTGGCTATTGGTTTGAGGGAAGCCGTGGACGGAATCTTGGAAATGGATGGTCTCGATGTTGAGGACATCCGGCTGGTAGGCGTTTCCACGACCCTCGCCACCAATTCCATTCTTGAGGGAAAGGGCGCCAGGGTCGGTCTCATCGGCATCGGTTGGAAGCCCAAGGAGGATTGGTATCTGGGAGAGCAGAAGGCCGCCTTCATCAGTGGTGGACACGAGGTCAATGGTCTCGAGAAAGAGCCAATGAATATGGAGGAGGCCGAGATCGCTGTCAATGAGGTCTGCCACGGGGTTGATGTGATCGCCGTATCCGGTCTATTCAGCGTATATAATCACAACCACGAGAGCAAGATCCGACGACTTATCAAGGAGAAATCAGGACTGCCAGTAATCTGCGGTCACGAGCTCACGGGCGAACTCGGCATCATGGAAAGGACGGTCACGGCTGTACTGAACGCTCGTCTCATTCCCATTCTCGATACCTTCATCGATGATGTTGAGGGCTCCCTGAGAAAGAGGGGCGTGGTCGCTCCCATCATGGTCTTCAAGGGAGACGGCTCCCTGATGAACATCGAGACCGCCAGGGAAAGGCCGGTTGAGACAATTCTCTCTGGTCCAGCGGCAAGCTCGATGGGTGGTCGGATCCTCGCAGGTCTGACCGATTGTATCGTGATCGATATTGGTGGAACGTCCACAGACATCGCTTTCTTGGACGGAGGATTCCCCCGCATCGTTCCTGAAGGCGCGAATATCGGTCAATGGCGCACTCGAGTTAGGGCGGTGGACATGTGGACCGCCGCCTTAGGCGGGGACTCGGAGATCGTTGTCGATCGAAGGGGAAACATGGAGTTGAGGGCAGACAGAGTCATCCCACTGTCCCTGGCGGCAGAGATGTACGAGGGTTTCCTTGACAAGCTGGAGACATCGGGCGAGACCCGGTTTCTGGTCGCCTACCCAAGAGATGGAGATGGGCTGAACGAGAAAGAGAGGAGCCTCTTTGACTTCCTGAGAAAGAACGGACCCTCCACCTGGAGCGAGTTGAAGCGAAATGTCGATGTGGTGCTGCTCGATAGGTTCGTCAAAAGGCTCAGGGACAAGAACATGATCGTGGGAATCGGACTCACCCCCACCGACATATTGCATCTCAAAGGCGATTATCAGAAGGGTAGTGTGCGGGCTGCCGAGATAGGTGTCGATCTCTACCGCCCGAGCATGGGTCTGACCCGGAATGAATTCGCCTCGATCGTTCTCAACAGGGTGGCTGCCAAGATCTCCCAAGAGGTGATCAAGAAGATCATTCTCGACGACGGAGGCATGATGCCCCAGGGAAGATCATGTGATTTCCTTCTCGAGACCGCAAGCAGGGGAATCGACAGCGATCTTATTCAGATGGACGTCAAGGTCAAGCGCAAGATAGTGGGCATCGGTGCCCCTGCTCATGTCTACGTATCAGAGATTGAGAAGAGACTTGGTACAGAGGTCATTGTTCCCGAGAACCACGAGGTGGGAAATGCTGTTGGCGCGGTGTGCAGCCCCATCGTGGAGACCGCTCATGTTGTGATATTCCCTCAGGATGAGAAGTTCCATGTCTTCTCCTCGTTCTACATCCCCGTGACTTACAGTCACATAGAGCAGGCCGTCGGTGCCGCCCGCAACATGGTCGAGAGACATGTAAGAGAGAGAGCGGAAAAGGCTGGTGCCCAGGAAATCAATGTCAAGGTCGAGGTCGACTATAAGAAGTCGATCGGCGGAGAACTGGTAGCTGGTGAGATCATTAGCAGGATAGACGTGAACGCAAGGGCTGTTGGTCAACCACCTATCTGA